From the Lathyrus oleraceus cultivar Zhongwan6 chromosome 4, CAAS_Psat_ZW6_1.0, whole genome shotgun sequence genome, one window contains:
- the LOC127076658 gene encoding putative invertase inhibitor has translation MSPSSFLFLSLTIFLCSFNPFVDANNLIRQTCKNCSKNDPNISYKFCTTSFQSDHRSQCAQNLEELGLVAIKLTRHNVTNTSDYITRLLKKKTSDPFIKECLEDCLEVYSDAIATFREAIRDYKAKRYEDCNFKLSSIIDASTTCEDGFKQKNDVISPLTKRNKNVFQLSAIALSIVNMLNMDT, from the coding sequence atgagTCCTTCCTCTTTCTTATTCCTCTCCCTCACAATTTTCTTGTGTTCTTTCAATCCATTTGTTGATGCCAACAATCTCATCCGACAAACATGCAAGAATTGCTCTAAAAATGATCCCAACATAAGCTACAAATTTTGCACAACATCTTTTCAATCGGATCATAGGAGCCAATGTGCCCAAAACCTTGAAGAATTAGGTCTCGTAGCTATCAAATTAACAAGGCACAATGTGACAAATACTAGTGATTACATCACAAGGCTTTTAAAGAAGAAAACTAGTGATCCATTTATTAAAGAATGCTTGGAGGATTGTCTTGAAGTATATTCTGATGCCATCGCAACTTTTAGGGAAGCCATTAGAGATTATAAGGCAAAGCGTTATGAAGATTGCAATTTCAAACTTAGCTCAATCATTGATGCTTCGACAACTTGTGAAGATGGATTCAAGCAAAAGAATGACGTGATTTCACCTTTGACAAAGAGAAACAAAAATGTTTTTCAGCTTTCTGCTATAGCACTTTCGATTGTTAACATGCTCAATATGGATACTTAA
- the LOC127138180 gene encoding uncharacterized mitochondrial protein AtMg00810 — protein sequence MTKELPSLHKTNTWELVILPSRKHVFRSRWKLVPLAKIITIHTLIAVSSVFQWHISQMDVECAFLNGDLHKKVYMVPSPGVSHYYKEVDYDLALFATTIFHSLILISLYIDDIITTSDDVNGINDLKLQLSKKFEMKDLGILCYFLGIKVAYSPKGYLLSQSKYISNILEQARISDTREANSPLQLNVKYAPSNGVTLPNPTLYRTLVGSLMYLTITIPGTQFQSLLFPSLELRAYSDADWTGDFVDHNSTTCFCIFLRDSVIPCKSKKHDIVSRSSTKVEYHAITSTTTEMVWLRWLVLDMGVTLYEPTLIYCDNKSAIQIAHN from the exons ATGACAAAAGAACTCCCTTCCCTACACAAGACAAATACTTGGGAGTTAGTAATTCTTCCTTCTAGAAAACATGTTTTTAGATCTCGTTGG AAACTTGTTCCATTAGCCAAGATAATTACTATTCACACTCTTATTGCAGTTTCATCGGTTTTCCAGTGGCACATTTCTCAAATGGATGTTGAATGTGCTTTTCTAAATGGTGATCTTCACAAGAAAGTCTATATGGTACCCTCTCCAGGTGTTTCTCATTATTACAAGGAAGT TGATTACGATTTAGCTTTATTTGCTACAACCATCTTTCATAGTCTTATTTTAATTTCATTATATATTGATGATATTATAACTACAAGTGATGATGTTAATGGGATTAACGATTTGAAATTACAATtatccaaaaagtttgagatgAAAGATTTAGGTATTCTTTGCTACTTCTTAGGGATTAAAGTTGCCTACTCTCCTAAAGGATACCTTCTTTCTCAATCTAAGTATATTTCTAACATCCTTGAACAAGCTCGAATTTCTGATACTAGAGAAGCAAATAGTCCTCTTCAATTGAATGTGAAATATGCTCCATCTAATGGTGTTACTCTACCAAATCCCACTTTGTATCGCACTTTGGTTGGAAGCCTGATGTACCTTACGATTACCATACCTG GAACCCAGTTTCAGAGCCTTTTATTTCCCTCATTGGAGTTACGTGCTTATTCTGACGCTGATTGGACTGGTGACTTCGTAGATCATAACTCTACTACATGTTTTTGTATATTTCTTAGAGACTCTGTTATTCCTTGCAAAAGTAAGAAACATGATATTGTATCCCGATCTTCTACAAAAGTTGAGTATCATGCTATAACTTCCACCACCACTGAAATGGTTTGGCTGCGTTGGTTAGTTTTGGATATGGGTGTCACTCTTTATGAACCAACTCTCATATATTGTGATAACAAAAGTGCCATTCAAATTGCTCACAACTAA
- the LOC127076659 gene encoding protein TRIGALACTOSYLDIACYLGLYCEROL 4, chloroplastic → MAKLRTAIDSSFWDLNISSPQTLDGWAKHVPGNPIPLDASVSSRVFRHQQLSELTSHVPFGIVPSLAPSPRKEFGSFSLQSLLLNLTGNSWWLATTGQFRPRKLIVDIKNEISNAVQFNLSTVKSVAKHFIDKSLYSYGLNSQFAISPSTSVLFALEGHGEKERRRKKVTVFHEFSDHDLTVEAAWPQLFVDHKGKYWDVPESVSVDLSSLVSSSGLRYRFGMHKNGGNPQAFNATDSDPPLSLLPGLCAKASVTYNKIKYLWENTEIGIDDEDDKKVLTPYDVRLKEPHAAISGIIGSSCASWLWNGKKLSSIASGEDQAVTKRKKRSRFNADLFGSVCFTFQHGRFMKEYRDLTRVDARLDISSASGLAKKIFNAFKRSGDDINDQPSASPRLNLIFQQQVAGPIVFRADSRIALESFTRKHGVFVEDFICSLNYSLQSLESGKIVAWYSPKRKEGMVELRLYEF, encoded by the exons ATGGCTAAGCTTAGAACTGCCATTGATTCATCATTCTGGGATTTGAACATTTCATCTCCTCAAACCCTTGACGGTTGGGCCAAACATGTTCCTGGTAACCCAATTCCTCTTGATGCTTCTGTGTCTAGTAGAGTCTTTCGCCATCAACAACTTTCAGAACTCACTTCTCATGTTCCTTTCGGTATTGTACCGTCATTGGCTCCTTCTCCTCGTAAGGAATTTGGCTCCTTTTCACTTCAGTCTCTTCTCCTTAACCTCACTGGCAATAGTTG GTGGCTTGCAACGACTGGACAATTCCGTCCAAGGAAGCTGATAGTTGATATAAAAAATGAGATTTCTAATGCTGTTCAATTCAATCTCTCCACGGTTAAGAGTGTTGCAAAGCATTTCATTGACAAGTCTCTTTATTCATATGGGTTAAACTCTCAGTTTGCCATTTCTCCTTCAACGTCGGTGCTATTTGCTTTAGAAGGCCATGGTGAGAAAGAACGTCGCCGCAAAAAAGTCACTGTTTTTCACGAG TTTTCCGATCACGATCTTACAGTGGAGGCAGCATGGCCTCAATTGTTTGTTGACCACAAAGGAAAATATTGGGATGTTCCTGAGTCTGTGTCCGTTGATTTATCTTCCCTTGTGTCTAGTTCTGGATTGCGATACCGCTTTGGGATGCATAAGAACGGTGGAAATCCCCAGGCGTTTAACGCAACTGATAGCGACCCGCCATTGTCTCTACTGCCAGGGTTATGTGCCAAAGCTTCCGTTACTTACAATAAGATCAAGTACTTGTGGGAAAACACGGAGATTGGGATTGATGATGAGGACGACAAAAAAGTTTTAACTCCATATGATGTGCGACTTAAGGAACCTCATGCAGCAATATCTGGAATTATCG GTAGCTCCTGTGCTTCTTGGCTTTGGAATGGGAAGAAACTTTCCAGTATCGCTTCGGGAGAAGATCAAGCGGTGACAAAGAGAAAGAAGAGATCTCGGTTTAACGCCGATTTGTTTGGTTCAGTTTGCTTTACTTTTCAGCATGGAAGATTCATGAAGGAATACCGGGATTTAACCAGGGTAGATGCTCGTCTTGATATATCTTCAGCTTCAGGACTTGCAAAGAAGATTTTCAACGCTTTCAAGCGTTCCGGTGACGACATTAATGATCAACCGTCAGCCTCACCCCGGCTTAACTTAATATTTCAACAGCAG GTTGCGGGACCGATTGTGTTTCGAGCAGACTCACGAATTGCACTTGAGTCTTTTACAAGGAAACATGGTGTGTTCGTTGAAGATTTCATTTGCAGCTTGAATTACTCGTTGCAGTCTCTTGAGTCGGGAAAGATTGTCGCTTGGTATTCACCAAAAAGGAAAGAAGGGATGGTTGAATTGCGGTTGTATGAGTTTTAA
- the LOC127076660 gene encoding 10 kDa chaperonin 1, chloroplastic, producing MASTFLTVPTPFLHKSTAASFSNSKLPLLKRNSLKINATSKQWEPTKVVPQADRVLIRLEELSQTTTGGILLPRSAVKFERYLTGEVLSVGAEAENVKAGAKVLFNDMSAYEVDLGTEAKHCFCKSSDLLAVVE from the exons ATGGCTTCCACATTTCTCACCGTACCAACTCCTTTCCTTCACAAATCAACCGCAGCTTCATTCTCCAACTCCAAACTCCCAC TTTTGAAGAGGAACTCTTTGAAGATTAACGCAACTTCCAAGCAATGGGAACCAACTAag GTTGTGCCTCAGGCTGATAGGGTTCTTATTCGTCTCGAGGAGCTATCACAA ACAACCACTGGTGGAATTTTGTTGCCCAGGTCAGCTGTTAAATTTGAGCGATATCTTACAGGGGAA GTCCTAAGTGTTGGTGCTGAGGCTGAAAATGTAAAGGCCGGTGCTAAG GTACTTTTCAATGATATGAGTGCTTATGAG GTGGATTTGGGGACTGAAGCAAAGCACTGCTTCTGTAAATCAAGTGACTTACTGGCCGTGGTCGAGTAG